The segment ACATGACTCATCAGAATCTTGTAAAGATCTTGAGTTTTCCGCCCTTGAGCCCCATGGAACGATTATGGGCACATTCTCCCACTCATTTATAAATTCAGAGCATACAATGCCAATAGGCCTTTCAATGATACGACATATACATTATCAACAGTTATCATTCTCACTTTATAAGTGAGAAGCCTGAAATTAGGTAACCAGACAAGGCCTTATTCTAAGTGTTGGTGCCATCTCTTCCATACTTTGAGGGGAGCTGGTAGAAGAGCCCAGGTCCTCACACCCTTACTCCTAGAACCTGTTAGGTGGGTTTCTGTACAGGTAGGGAGGTAGAAGTGCCAAAGAACCCTCACTCAGACCAGAAGAGAaaagcacttgttatcatttaaTAAATCTCCCACCATGTGGCTTCAAGCTACCAGGACACAAGCCCCACCGACACCCTTAATCTTCTCCTCAGCTCTTCTGCTGAAGAATTTGGCCTTCACGATGACAGGCTGCTTTGGGAGCTTTCCCTTCCCCAGAACTTTGTAGTAACCCtagaagaacagagaaaagggTTTATAATGCACCGTGGCAGTCACCAACTCTGTGATGGGTACGAAGAAAGATGCCTACCAATCCACTCCATCTAGGCGCCAGGGAGGGCATGTTTCTGATCTGGGCACTCCCAGGGGCACTGACTGCCCTCGCCAGTGAATCAAGACCAGCAGATTCTCTCCGAGGACTCTAGCACACCAGGACAAGAGCTGTCAGGATGTGACTCTAGTCTCGGGCAGAGCTCAAACCCTTTCTCCTATTCAGTTACGACTTgataagcaaaaaaggaaaatcacatttCCAGCAATGCTCCAAGAAGTCATGATCATCAGAACTGCTCAAAGAAGAGGCTgagaaagggaattttaaaactttactgaAAGCCCCCTCAGGATTCCCAGCACCTCCATACCCACAGTGGGTAAGACTGACACAAGGACCAGAACTCCTAATGATATACAAAAATGCCCTttttgtggggggtggggcgggggtggttCTCTTCAGATAATGTTGGGCCTTAAATAACGATTGAGCCTATTAGGATTTTATTCTGTAAGAAACATAAAGGGTCAAAGTCTGTGCCTCATGTAGTCTTGTGTAAAACAGACCAGAGCCAGCTGACCTAAATTACTACCAATAGTTCAGGTGAGAAACCCGTACACATCAGGGCACTGACACGAGAAATAAGATAACCGATCGGAAAACGTTCAAGTGAAAAATGAACGAGGAAGTGGAAGAATTACTCTTAAATGTTTCACATGAATCACAATTGAACAAGAGTTCAATTTTAGTCAATAAGTACACGTGGAAATGCTACGGAAAGAGAAATCGTCTAGTAGGTATCTGGGTATAGACTTCAGGTGCAAGTATATTATCCAGAATTTTGAAAGGCAAGGACCCACATAAAGGCAAAAAATATTGAATTCACTCACCGATCGCACCACATCAATGATAGGAGCAGCTCCAGTCTTGTTCTTGGCAGCATTTACCCGTGTCTGCTCACTGACCAAGGTCCACAATTTATCAAGGTTGACAGTTGGGCAGAAGCTCTGGTTCCTCTTTAAGTGGTAATGCCTCATACCAACTTTCCCAAAGTATCCTGGGTGACTGGGGAAAGAAGGCAACCATTTCCATTACCTCACTCCAACTAAAAAGCTATGTTTACCATCTCTCCTCATTACAGTGTAAGTTGTTCACTCATGCAGAAGAGTGACATAACAGGTACTCCACTTCTTGAATAAAACACTATCAGGTGGAAAAGACTAGCCTTATTCCACGGAACCAGAGTAAGTCACTGAGAAAGTCAGAGGCAGTGCCAAGACTAGGATTAAGATCACTTGACAGCTTCCCCACACTCCTATAATACAGGTCTCCTAAACCAATAGTTAAAATACAACCCCCCTAATTTGTGGGCGTTAAATGGATCTAACAGTTGTATAAGTCAATCTGATGCATGTCACTAACC is part of the Kogia breviceps isolate mKogBre1 chromosome 7, mKogBre1 haplotype 1, whole genome shotgun sequence genome and harbors:
- the RPL27A gene encoding large ribosomal subunit protein uL15, with product MHHHRINFDKYHPGYFGKVGMRHYHLKRNQSFCPTVNLDKLWTLVSEQTRVNAAKNKTGAAPIIDVVRSGYYKVLGKGKLPKQPVIVKAKFFSRRAEEKIKGVGGACVLVA